The sequence below is a genomic window from Streptomyces sp. NBC_00289.
CAAGGAGTGGGTGGTAGGGCAGGCCGAAGGCGGCCAGTTCCTCCGGCGCCGCACGTCGGCACCACTCCGCCGCCGCGGTGATCGAGTCGTGGCCGGACGGGGTCATCGCGCAGACCACCAGGGCCAGCAGCGAGGAGAGCCGGTACCGCACTCCGCAAGCCCCTCTCGGATCGGTGACCGACTCGAACTCGGCGACCAGGCAGCGCACTTGCTCCTTGGCGGCACCCTCGCCGAGGGCTTCCAGGCAGGGCGCACAAGGCACGGGGACAGCGACAAGGGATGATGGAGAAACGAACACGGCACCTTCGTGGATCTTGCAGCGTAGAGAACTACATGATCCACAGGTGCCGTGTTCACCTGCTTCCGGGGCCCACCACCGAGATCAACACCCCAGACCGGGACGATCCAGGCACTCGCCGGGGCCCTGCTTCCGAACCTCCTGGTGAGGCTTATGAGTAACCCTCACGAGCTCGGTCAATTGCTCCGCATCCAACCCGGTTGTAACCTGCCAGCTCAACGACCCCGCCCCGGCAACACCTGTCTTGTGAGAACTCGTCAGGTTACCGAGCGGGGTCGTTGCTGTTGACCAAGGGGTGGAAGCCTCCCGTGGGCTTGTGAATAACCCTCCTGGTTTCCATCTTGAGAATCCGAATCGACTTGCCGAGCCCACGCGCGAGTCTGGAAGCTTCCTGGATCCCAAACAAGAAGATGATCACGAGCTGCGTTTCTGATCATGGTCAAAGTCCTCTGGGTTTCATACACAAGGAGGCTGCCGTGTAGCGGACGATGACGTCACGCTCTCGGCTGAGGGCTTGCGGTTGCCGGGGGCTCCGTCATCTGCTGGTGCAGTCGGTTGCTTGATCCGTCCAATTCGGCTGGATCTTCATCCTCGAGGCGCCACGCGAGAATTGCCGTGGGCAGCCAGATCAACATCTCGAGAAGCAAGAAGATCCCGATGCCTGCGACGCGGACCGGGTGTCGGCCGATACTGAAGAAGAAGACGATCAAGAGGATCCACGCGGCCGCCGTGATGATGCCGTAGGCGCGACGGTAGGCGCTGTGTACCTGCTGAAGCTGCAGTTCATCCAGCAAGTGAGACGGAGCCAGGGACAGACCGCGGATGCCTCGCCAGGCAATCCAGCGGAACATGCCTTGAGCAAGGATCAGTGCCGCAAAAAGCCACACCCCCACCTGCCAGGGAGTCATCACCGCCAACGTCATCGTGATGACGGTCAGCGCCAACACGACAAGCAAAGTCCGCCGAGTTCGTCTCCGCGGCATGGGTTCTGGCGCCGACTGGCCCAGCTGGAAGAGGCGTTCGTTACGAAGAAAGGTATTACGGATCATGGCATGTTCTCTTCGGGATTGACGGATGCGGGCACGCCGAGCTCCGCGGACGGTGAGGGTGAATCGGTGACGAGGGCCTCCCCGGTGAGCCGAGGAAAGGGATGCGGAGAAAAGACAGCCTCCACGGGCACACCGAAGCAGTTGCAGATCCGGAAAACCAGCTCCAGGCTCGGGTTGTAGTCGCCCCGCTCCAAGTAGCCGATGGTCTGGTAGTTCACCTTCGTAACCTCTGCAAGGTCGCGCCGCGACCAACCACGCTCTGCTCGCAACATCGCAAGCCGGTTGTAGATCCGCATCGGTTGATCGTTCGAACCCTGCGTCTTCCTCATGCGGCAGAGTGTTGCATTTATACAACGGGTGAGTCAATGCATAAGACGAGCAGTGAGACCTACAGGGGTGCACTTCACCTACTCAAGGATCGCGAGGTCCGGATGGCGTCCCTTCTCGTGGTGTGGCCGATCATTCGGTGGGGTCGTTGGTGGTGTGGGGTGGTGCGGTGGCGCTTTCGGGGAGCTCTGGGTAGAGCTTGGCCATGCTTCCCTCCGGCAGGTAGCGGCGGGGGCAGGCGATCCACTCGTCGTGCAGTTCGAAGAGAACGGCGGTGACCAGGCGCTCGAGCGCCCCGGGATTGGGGAAGACCTGTACGACGTCGGTGCGGCGTTTGATCTCCCGGTTCAGCCG
It includes:
- a CDS encoding helix-turn-helix transcriptional regulator, which gives rise to MRKTQGSNDQPMRIYNRLAMLRAERGWSRRDLAEVTKVNYQTIGYLERGDYNPSLELVFRICNCFGVPVEAVFSPHPFPRLTGEALVTDSPSPSAELGVPASVNPEENMP